The nucleotide sequence TATATTTGCATAATTCCTTGTTGTTCTTATGCGCGCATTTTCTTCAACGCTTTTTAGATAAGTGACGTATAACTCTTTAATTTTTTTGATATTTTCCTTGCTTATTTTATTTAGGGGAATTGGAAATGATTCAACCTCGTACGATTTTAGATTTAAGTTATCGGAATAAATCTGATAAAACCAAAAAAATAAATTACTACTTAAAATTGCCCCCACAATGTCAGCTATCTCACTATCAAAACATATTTTTCTTTCCGCGGAAGAACCCGTAGAGTAGTTCGTAACGACTTTGAAATATCGCCCTCCAGCAAAACGATAATATATTGGTTTACCGCTGTCGTTTAAAAGATCTTTAATTTTTATTTTTAATTTGAGCAATTTTTTCAACATATCGATTTCGATAGGTAAGCCAATTTTAGGATACCTTCCTCTAAGCTTATAATCTTTTACGTCTATAAATTGAAGGTTCTTCAATAAGTTAGCTAAATCAAATCTTTTTCCTTTCCTATACATTTTTGTTGTCATAATCTGCTCATTTCTTGCAAGCGTCTTAATAAAAAAAAGAATAGCTGTATTTACAACAGAATTTTCAAATATAGGCTGTGGTCTAACAGCGTAAGATGAAATTTTGATAATCCTGCAGTTTTCTTCCAAAAGTTCGTGTATATTTGCCATCGAATCGCTAGAAGTTATAGATATCGGTAATATGAAATTGAGACTGCCATTCTTTATTAGAATATTAAAGCCCATTTCAGTAAATATGACAAAGGTATCTGTAGAACCCCTTTGTCCTTCATAAGTTTTTGTGCTTTTATAGCGCATTTTAAAGAACTCTTTTTCCTGATTCGAATATTTAGCTCCATACGGCGGGTTTCCAATAACTATATCAAAACCACCTTTTTCAAAGACTTCTGCAAAGTAGAGTTTCCAGAGGAAAAACGGTCGTGTTTTATTCTTGCTGGTAAATTCTCGAAGTTGTTTTTCTATATTTTCTAAATCAAAGCCGGTTTTTTTAGAAAGTTTTTGTTTTTCTTTCGATATTTGTTCTTCGCGTGTTTTCTTGTTAGGAAGTATCTCATATTTCCTTTCAATGTCTTCTATTTGTCTAAAATAACCTGCTTTCTGTTTTTTTATTTTTGATTCAAAGATTTTTATCATCAAATCTTCCACTTCTTGTTTTAATTTATTTTTTTTATGTCTGTCGGATTCATTTTGAAAATCAAATTTCTTTTGCTCAAATTCTTTAATAATAGAGTCTGCCTTTTCTTCAAATCCCAACCCTGTCTGCTCTTTTTCTTCTCCGTTTTCTTTATCAAAATCTATCCCAAGAAATTCAGAAATCAGACTATTGCCCTGCATAATTTTAAAATCAAGGTTTGGCAATGCTTCAATCCCATAGTTTTCTTTTGTTTCATCAATTTTTTCATCTACAAGAAGAGAAATGAAGAAGCGTAGTTTAGTTATTTCTACAGCGATTTGCTGAATATCCACGCCGTAAATACATTTTTGTATTAAGTATAGTTTACGTCCATAGTCAGCATTTTTGTCTTTGAAGAATTCTTCAATCTGCTGTTTTGCAATTTTGCTGACCTGTAGGTCTGGTATTTTATTTGCGGCTGCGAGTTGTGCCTGTTTCCATAATTCGTTGTCAGGGTCAATTTTACCAAGGATAAATACCATCTTGTTAAGTGCGCCCATTGGAAAAGCACCTGAACCCACAGCCGGGTCAACAATTCTAACGCTTTCAATTAGTTCCGCAAGTTCTTTAGATTCAGATTTATTAAAAGGGTTTTCCTCTTTTTCTTTTGAAAACAAGGTGTCAAGTTTCCCGTCAATATTGTCTATTTCTGAAAGGTGTGTCTTGAAATACGCTTTAAGCGATTCTACAACCATATAATCAACAATTTCTCTTGGAGTATAATAACTGCCGGTAGCTTTGCGAGCGGTAGTGGATGTCTCAGGATTAAAACTTGCCAGAAGATTTTCAAAAACCCTGCCCAGAAGTTCTGGGTCAAGAGCAATATCTGCATCGTCTGGAGAGTTTTCGTCAATAGTAAAGTTAAATGAAGATAAAATATTCAAAAGTCCCTGTACCTTATAGTTCTTGTTTTTAGTACCATAATCAGAGTTTAAGTCAATATTTTGCTCATCGCTGAAGAATAGAAAATTCGGGACACTCGGTTGATATTCTTGTTTTCTTTCAGTAAAACCATCTATGTAAATATCATTTGTACCATCATCGAGACAGTCAAACAGCCCACCGTTAAGAAACGGAATATTTCCAAAATATTCTTCCATTTTTTCAGAGTTTGTAAAAAGGTCATGGTAACGATATACGTATTGATTGCTGAAATCGGGATTATATCCTTTATACCCACGTATTTCGCTTCTGAACTGTCGTTCGCCTTTTTTGGTATTTAAGGTAGCGAAAAACAGGTTTTGCAAGATTGCCCGATAGTAAGTTGAATCGTCAGAATCAATGTTTTTAAGAATTCCATTGATATTTTCTTTTTCAAACAGTTCTTTTGGCATCAAACCTTTTTCCCGCATAAACCAGATAAAAATCATTCTTGTTATTAGCCGGATAATAGCAACATTCCTACCATTATCTTCTACCTCGGCATCCTTGGGGAATCTGGAATTCTTAACCGCCCAGAAATACCAGTAAGCTATATCTTGGTAAAATTCCTTAGTAACCTTTTCTACAGAAAAAATTTCCTTAATTTTTTCCAGAGAAGAAAAATTACCTTCAGAAATTCTTTGAAGAAATGTTTTATTTGTAAGATCTTTACTTACAAAATAGGTAAAGCGGCGGAAAGCGCTCCAATCACGACGTTTACCCAGATAGTTTGCGTAGATTAAACTGAAACGAAAGTTGCCATTTTTATCATAAAAAATAAAAATACCTGCATCGGTCTGGGTCTCTTTAAGGATTTTCTTACCCAGTTCATACTGTACTTTTTTCCCTGCTCTTTCTGTTAGAGGTTTTTTAACAGGCAACGAACATACTATTAGGTTTCCATCTTCAAAATCAATTTCTTCCAATTTGGTGCCCTGTCCGAAGTTATCATCCTCGTGACGCAGAGACTCATTGGGATGGCGGAATTTATCATTCGCCTCACGAAAAAACCTTATGAATTTTTCTTCATTAAAATTGTTAATAATATCCTGGAGAATTTGTCTTTTCATAATTTTTGATTTTCAATAGCAACAATAATTTCTTTAGTTAAATTCTTTTGTTGGAATTTCTCTCTTTCAAGATAATCAGCACCAAGTTTATCTTTCAAAGCATAGATTTCTTTGAGAGATTGGTTAAGTTGTTTTTCTGTGCTGCTTTCAAAGTTGGCTATCCTTCGCAATGTATAATCCGGCAATGTGCCATAATCGGTAATATCTTCAAGCAGTACTTTTAAGAAATTTTTTACCAGTTGTATTTCTTCTGTATGGTTTCTATATATAAGTGTCTTAAGGTTGTTCTTGGCTTGTTCTTCCAAACTTCGTTCAGTTGGCGGTCCTACTCTGTGATCCCTGAAGTTTTTTATACTTTCATAAGCACTCCAAAACTTTGCTCCGAGTTCTAACGGTTCTTCGTCAGGTTTACACAGAATTTTATTGTAGGATTCTTCAAAAGTTGCCTGAAAAAAGGTATCTTTCTCTTCCTGCTTGTATATGGTTCCATGAATATACAGTCTGCCTTTTTTAAGAAAGACCAATAGTTCATCTGTATCAGCTTTTTTTGCCACTTTTATACGTGGAGGGAAAGTTTCCAAAGCAGCAATTAGACCTGGATTTTCTTTTTTTATTCTTATAAACTCTTTTAAAGCCTTTGTATAAAAACTTTCTTCTTCCAGTTTGTCGGGATTTTGTTGCATTTTGTTATATAATTTGGCAGGAGACGGTTCTTCGTCAATAGCAAATATTTTAGAATCTTCACCGAGAGTATTATGAATCAAAAACATTTTATTGCTGGCAATCTCCCTTGCTTGTACCAATTCTGCCCCCTGTTCAGTAGGAAAGAAGTTGACGATAAAAAGTTTGTCAAACACTTTTTTACTTATTCGGTTGATACGTCCCAACCGTTGAATAATGCGAACAGGATTCCATGGAATATCATAATTGATGACAATACCAGAACGGTTTAGGTTAAAACCTTCTGAAATTTTATCTGAAGATAACAAGATATCAAAATCATCTTTCTGTTCAGAGAAGGAAGCGTCAAAATTTGTGTTTATTGCAGATAGGTTTTTTGCTGTCAGGTCACCAGCAATAACCAGCAACCTATCGCCAAAGACTTTTTTAATATGTGGTTCAAGATATTTCACTGTATCAAGATATTCGGAAAAGATAACAATTTTTCTGTTGGGCTCTTTTTTTAGTTGAGATTCAAGGTTTTTAATCAAACAAGATGTCTTGGGATCATTTCTGACCAGATTAAATTTATTCAGAGAATCAAGAATTTCATTGAAAAGCTTCAGGTCAGATTTTATGTCTTCTATAAATTCATCTCTATACTTAAAGTCAGCCAGTTTATAAACTTTATGGTTTTTAGGATACTCGCCTGCGTTGATTTTTTTCGTATATTCGTCCAGATGTTCTTCAATCTCTTCTGGTTCTTTGTCGTATATTCGTTCAAGCAAACTTCTATCCAGTATATATTTGCCTGTTCGCTCAATGAATGTTAAGACTGATTCAGCAATACGTTTGAAGTTTTTAAGACTTTGTTCAAAGGAGCCGAACGAACTTTCAAATCTTTTTACCAGCAACCGGCGCATAAAATCGTATAGATTACGTTGGGAATAAAATTCAAAATTTTCTTTATCAGACAGTTTTTCTCCCACAATTTTTTCTTTTGCCGTTTCGTATTCAAAAGGCCTGTAAATCGCTCCCTTAAACATTCCGCCGTTATCAGGGTCGCCAAAGTATAATTTGATTACATTGTCATAAAGAACAGATTGTTCCTTTGTCAGTTCAAAGAACCATTCTTTAGGGTCGGCAACCTTAGACAGATTTTTTACTTCTTTGTTATAATCTGGGTTTTCTTCCAAATCTAAACGATTGCGTCGAATAGTTACGGGTTCTATAACATCTCGTATCTGTTTTGCCAGATATTTTGAACGTCTTGCTACTTTTTCCAAACCAGAGACAACATCAAATTTTTCTCCAAAAAATGTTTTGTAATCACTATGTGCTTTACTACGTTTTTGCTGGTTTGTTGCATTCCAGTGTTTCTTGATATAACCGAGTCGGTCAAAAGAACCTTTGAAAGACTTGAAGCGATCAACAAGACTGTTTTCCATGGTTATTGATGATTTCTTTGGAGTGATAAATAGTTTGAGAAGTGATAAAATGTCACCTGGGCGGTTGTTGAACGGAGTAGCAGTAAGAAGCATTACTAATTTGTTACGACAGATATTTTTTAAATATTCATAACTCTCCGTATCTTGGTTTCTGAACCGATGTGCTTCGTCAACTATAACAACCTCTACATCTTTGGTTTTCTTTACAAATTCCTGAAGTTTTTCCAAATCACCGAGAGACCATACCTCCCAGTCATATAAACCAAATTGCTCTTTATACATATTCCAGCCGGAATCTTTTTTTCTGGGGTCTCCCATAATACCGGGCGGGCAGATTATTACTCCTCTTTTCCGCAATTCTTTGGCAACGGAACAAGCAATAATAGTTTTACCCAGCCCTACAACGTCAGCAAGAATAACACCATTGTTGTTTTCTATTATTGCTAATGCTTGGCGAATAGCATCCAATTGATATTGATAAGGTATATAGCCGTTGTCTTCGAGAGTTTTGATAAGAGATTGCCCAATTTCTCTTTTTTCAAAAGAATCAAGGTATATTTTCAGAATAAGAACAAACGCTTCAAATGGAGTGATTTTTTTGACTAGGGTTTCTTTTTCAACAAGTTCTATCAATCTTTTCTTAAGATCTGTATTTTCGGTAATTTTGACCGCTTCGTTCCATAAGGTATCATAGTATTCTTCAGCACTTTCAAAACCGTAATCGCTGATTTCAACGTTAAACTCTTCTTGAGTAGTAAGCCCTAAACCTGTAAGGTTACTGCTACCGGTGATGAAGAGATTTTGGCGTCCTACCTGCTCATCCTGCAATTTGAATATGTATAGTTTCGCATGGTTAGGATGGAAGGTCTTTCTTATAATGAGCCGATTACTTTTTATAAGGTCCATAAAAAACTTGACTTGTATGTAAAATTCTTTGGTGTCAAACTTTTCAGTGTTAATGGATTTTTTTATGGATTCAAAAAACCTTTGGCTTATTTCTTCATTAGATAAACGACCGCTGTGATCATCTAAATCAGCATACTCAACCAATTGAAAATTTAATTTATCAACATTGAGACCAACCAGGACTTTAAGTATTACTTTGGGGTTTTGCTTGAGTTCAGAGCAAAGTTCCCTTATACCAGAGAAATAAAAAAAACCGACCAAAAATTTTAATTCATCACTTTTGCTTATCAGTTTAACCAGTCGTTTTTTTAGGTTTTCTGCACCACTATTGGTTATGAAATTTTTCATATAGATTTATTGTGCAATTCTTGCGTTAAAAATAAAAGCAGAGTTGCAAGCATCTCATAGTTGGGTGTCCATACCTGCTTGAATGTGTACAGCATTGTATCTATTTTACACAATATTTAGAAATGTGTCTATTAAAAGCATATTCATTATACTTTTAGAGAAAGAGAGTCAATACAAATATATCGCAAGTATTGTCTGTTAAGTGTTTATGTGCTAAGGGAAGAAATGTTTGAAATGATTTTATCGGCGAATTTAAGTGCAGTAGTTCCTTGTGCTTCTATAGCTACAGACCAACTTTTATAATAATCTGCTTTTACTCGCAAATCTTTGAGACGATCTAAATTTATTCCGACCTCTCTTTTCTTTATATCACTACTTAAACAAAATTCATTACTAACAAATAAATGGCTATTTATTGAGGGAATAATTTCGCCTTCTTTATCTTTTCCTCTCAAGGGTAGAAAGCAAAAGTGTAAAGGAGAAGGATTTTTTAGTACTTGAATAGGGAATACGGAAGCGTTTTATTTTTCTTAGTTTCTTTATAAACTATTAGTATCTTTTAGTAATAAATAGTAATATAATAGATATCATTCCAGCCCGTTAAACAATGGAGGGAAAATGAAATATATACAGCAACTTGAACCTGAACCACCTCAACCTGAAGAAAAAGATTGGGGATTTATTAAAATTCTAAGTGAACCTCTACATCAACCTTTCAAATGGAAAAGACTCAAAGCAAAGGAGAGAGAAGCCTCTCTTAAATACGGAGTCAAAATCATCAACAAGTTCCCTGATAAAGAAGGATTGCTAGAAACTGCATTTGAAGATTTTAAGAGGTTTTTTGAATGCGGAGAAATATCTGTAGAAGGTACCTTTCCCATTGTTATAAAAAAAGTTAAAACATCTACATTTGAAGAGTATATTATCCTTATTAAAAAAGATAAAATAGAAGTGCAGGCAGGGGATACTGAGGGGATAAGGAGAGGATTGGTATATCTTGAGGACGAACTTTTGCGTTCGGGAGGACCTTTTCTCAAGTATGGTAAAATAAAGCGCACCCCTGTTATAAAAACTCGTATATCAAGATGTTGTTACGGACCTATAAACCGCCCTCCTAAAAATAGGGATGAACTTAATGATGATATAGACTACTACCCAGATGAGTATCTCAACAGACTCGCTCATAATGGAGTAAACGGGTTATGGTTAACGATTACTTTCGCAGATACTGTTCCCTCTAAAATCATACCTGAATATGGCAAAAACTCAGAAAAACGGCTCAAAAAATTAAGGGCTACTGTTGACAAATGTAGGCGTTACGGAATAAAAATTTACCCTTTCTGTATTGAACCAATAGCTTTTGCTATAGGTGACCCTATGATAAAAAAATATCCTGAACTTCAAGGGCACAACAATAATGCTTTTTCTTATTTCTGCACTTCTACTGATAAAGGGAAAGCATATATAAAAGAATCAATATACAACTTATTTAGTAGCGTTCCTAACCTTGGAGGTCTCATAAATATTTCAGTAGGAGAACGACCTACAAACTGTTATGCAGGTACCTCGTTAAATAATAACTGTCCTTTATGTAGTAAAAGGGAGCCGGCAGAGGTTGTTTCCGAAATGCTTTCTATTATGGCAAAAAGTATGCATAAAGCCAACCCTTCAGCCCAACTGATTTCTTGGCATTACAGTCAGTACGTAGGTTGGGGCGAAAAAGCAACAGAAGAAGCTGCTGGTAAAATGCCAAAAAACATTGTTCTTCAATTTAACTTTGAGTCTGCAGGGAGAACAGAACAACTCGGTAAGGTAAGATATGCAGGGGATTACTGGCTTTCTTATGTAGGACCAAGCAATCTATTCAAAAAATGTGCTATAAATGCAGTCAAAGCAGGGACACCTATTTTTGCTAAAATACAGGTAAGTTGTTCGCATGAAGTGGCTACTGTACCTTGGATTTCAGTCCCGAGTTACCTCTACCGTAAATTTAAATCTATGCATAAATTAGGCGTTACCGGGGTAATGGAATGCTGGTTTTTTGGAGCATACCCAGGGCTTATGACAAAAGCAGCAGGAGAACTTTCGTTTGCGCCGTTCCCAAAAAATGAAGATGTTTTTTTAAAAAAACTGGCAGGTTGCTGGTGGCAAGCAGATACTGCAAAAACTGTTGAAGCGTGGGAATTGTTTAGAGACGCTTATTCCAATTACCCAGTAAACGCTATGTTCGGGTATTATGGACCAATGCACGACGGACCTGTATGGCCACTACATCTGAAACCACAAAACAAGCCTCTTGCTCCCACCTATCTAATAAATTACCCGCCAAGCGGAGACAGAATAGGGCAGTCTTTCACTTTTACTCACACCATCCCTGAAATATTGAGTTTATGCAAAAATATGTCTGAAGAGTGGAATAAAGGTGTAAAAATATTAAAAAAAGAGTTGGTTAAAAATCAAGGCAACATTGATATTGAAGAAAAGTTGAGGGTAGATGAAGCTCTCGGAATACAGTTTGAGAGCGGGTACCATATTCTTAGGTTTTATGACCTACGTGAAAAACTTTTTGAGATGGAAGGTCTAAAGCGGTTAAATATTCTCAAACAGATGAAACAGATTGTAGTTGATGAACTTGATAGAAGCAAACAACTTTTAGAACTTACAAAAAAAGACCCTCGTTTGGGTTTTCACGCAGAAGCTGAAGGTTATAAATATTTTCCTGAAAAAATTTTATGGAGGATGAAGTGGCTTGAACAAGTTCTTAAAGAAGATTTTCCTTATGTAGAAAAAGAAATTAAAAAAGGTAACTTGTTGTTCCCTGAATATACGGGTAAAAAACCTCCACCTCCTGTTTATAGATGCAAGGAAATCTCTAAAACAATCAGAGATAAAACTGAATCTATAATTGACAACCTCCTTGAAGAAAACCTGCCTTTCTGGTTCTATTTTGATAAGACAAAAAAAGAGTTTAAACCTGAAACTGGTAAATTTGTGCAGAAATATAAGACTTTCTGGAAGGCTTTTTGCATTGAAGATGCTCTAAATTTTATTGTCAAATGCCAGACACCAAATATAGCAACTCTACAAGTAAAAGGGAAGCAAGAGTTTGAGTATATTGAAACTGTTCAAATACAGATAGAGACCAGACGGCTCTTCCCTCCTTCTAATTTCGTTGTTGATTCTAAAGGAGAGAAAAATTTAAGAAATATTGCTCACGGAAATTACACCCAAAAAGATTCTTTATGGAATGTTACAGTTAAGGTAGAAAACGACTCTTGGACTGCTTTTTTTCGAATACCTTACAAGTGTTTACCTCATACAAGCGATAGGTACAGGTTAAATATCGTTAGAGGTGTATCAAAAAAAGAAGGAGAAAGAGGACTTTTTAAAAGTTATATAAACAAGTGGATAGATTACAAAACACTTCCAAAAAATTTACTTGCTTTTGGCAGAGAAGACCCTGCTTACAATTTCGGTTGGTTGATAAAAGATGAATAGAAGTAAAAAAGGAGTTTTTATGAACAATGTTTATAGAACAAGTATATTGTTGGTTTTTTTATTTATTATTTCTTCTTTTTCTTTTATATACTCAGAAAATATTGTTAAAACAGGGTTAGATGTAATAAAAGAGAACCCTCCAGATATAATTAAGGGCAAAAATATTGGTCTTATAACAAACTATACTGCAGTTGATAATGAGATGAGGAGTGCTTTAGATGTAATATCTAACTTAAAGGATGTAAATATAGTGGCTGCCTATTCTCCAGAACACGGGTTTACTGGGGGCAAAATGGGGCATATAGATAACTCAGAAGACAAAAAAAGAGGTGTTCGAATTTTCAGTCTACACGGTAATACAAAAATCCCAACAAAAGAGATGTTAAAAGGTGTTGACCTTCTGATATTTGATATTCAAGATATAGGGGTACGTTCATACACATATATTTCAACTATGAAAAACTGTATGGTGGCAGCAACCAAAAATAGAATACCCTTTGTTGTTCTTGACAGACCTAATCCGCTCGGAGGAATTGTGGTTGACGGTCCTGTTTTAGATATGTCGTTTGCTTCTTTTATAGGAGCCGGTCCCATAGCTTATGTTCATGGGATGACAATTGGAGAGATCGCTCTTTTTTTTAATACAGAACTTAAGATAAAATGTAACCTAACAGTTGTTCCTATGGTAGGGTGGGAAAGAAGAATGGATTGGCAAGATACAAAACTCAACTGGATACCTACCTCACCTCATATACCAGAAAACGATACCCCTTTATTTTACGCTACAACAGGAATTTTGGGAGAAACTCCTCTTGTAAATATAGGTGTGGGGTATACCCTGCCATTTAAAATAGTAGGTGCGCCTTGGATAGACGCTGAATTAATTACTCAAAAACTTAATGAGAAAAACCTACCGGGAGTATCTTTTCATCCTTTCTACTTTACTCCTTTTTATCATCATTATAATAAAAGTTTTTGTCAAGGGTTCAAGATAATTGTCACCAATAAAGAGGTTTTTATGCCTGTATCTACCGGTTATCATATAATCGAAACTCTTATAAAACTATATCCTGAGGATTTTAAGATAGGACAACTTTCAAACAATATTGTTAAGATGTTTAACCAAGCAAATGGAACAGACAGGGTGTTAAAAATGTTGCTGAATAAAGATTCAGCTGAGATGATAATAAAAAGTTATGAACCGAAACTTACCAGTTTTAAAGAAAAACGGAAAAAGTATCTTTTATATCAATGAGATTACCCTTGCTTCCCATTCCTTTTCCGCCTTCGGCGAGATTGCCACGCCAAAAGCCCTACTGCGCCAAGGTATACCTGCCGAAGCTTGTGTTTTAGCGTAGGTTGGCTTCGGCGGATAAAACTCGCAAGACAAACTACAAAAGCAAAATACCCCCTCATCCTTGATCCTTCTCCCCCAAGAGGAGAAGGCAAAAACTCCTTATTTCTGCAAACCTCGAAGGTTTCCTCAGCTTAAAAACGAGATTCCGGATCAAGTCCGGAATGACAAGCAGGGGGGATCTTTGTCTTTATTTTATTTTCAATCTATTCTATTTTTCTTCTAAATTTATTAGCCATTCTCCGGTAATTTTAAGTATATCCAATTTCATACTTAGGTTCTGCCGACGAACCGCAACCATATCCAGAACATTAAACCCGCATAGATACAACACCTTCTCCAAACTAAAAGTGCATGCAGCAGAACCGCCTCCTCCACCACCAGCAACACAGATACCAATAGTCGGTTTATTGGTTATTCCCTCTTTACCTTTATCGTTCATTGTTGTACGTCTAAGCCGGTCGAGAAAAGACTTTAAACTTTCACTTAGGTCGCTAAAATACACAGGTGTAGCAAAAACAACTATATCAGATTTCTTGATTTTATCAACCAATAAAGCAAAATCATCATCTATTATACATCTTCCCTCTGAACGACAAATACCCCAACCATTATCATTACATTGTCTACATCTTTCAATCTTTTGTTTTGGTAGAAACACTTCTTCTGTTTGGTCTGTTTTAGTTTTTACGCCTTTTAGTAAAGCTTGAACTGCTCTGGCTGTCTGACCTTCTGGATTACGGCTACCAAGAATTGTTAAGACCTTCATATCTCCCCCCTATTGTAGATTAAGTTTTTTGCTGTATATTACAACTATATATAACATATTTTATTACCTCTACATAAAAAGTCAAAATATTACTACACCTCTTATGTAAATTCTTGCTAAGTATGTTCCACTCTTGACAACCACACAATTGTGTGGTATGTTTAATAGTGTTGATACCAAAAATTGTTAAATTATGTCAAAGATGGGTGGCAAATAAAAGCAAAAACAAAGACCAAAAGCCCCCCTCACCTTACACCCTCTCTTCCCTCGGGGGTTCTCGGGACAAGACCCAAGGGTAGAGAAGAGTATGGGAGATTTGCTCCCACAAAAGGAGATATATGAGTTTAACAGAGAAACAACAAAAGATACTTGATTACATTAAAAAACAGATTCAAGAGAACGGCTACCCGCCCACAATACGAGAGATAGGTGAAAAATTCTCTTTATCTTCAACAGGTAGCGTTAGGGACCATTTAAAAGTTCTTAGTGACAAAAAATATATAGAACGTCTTCCTGGAATCTCACGAGGTATTCGGTTACAGGATAAACCTTTACAATCTTCTTCTACTTCTATCCCCGTTGTAGGAAGGATTACTGCTGGCAAACCAGAACTTGCCATAGAAGATATTGAGGGCACAATATGCATAGATAAAAAACTTGTTGATAAAGGTACAACTTTTGCTTTAAAGGTTAAGGGAGATAGTATGATTGACGCAGGTATACAAGAAGGTGACTATGTAATTGTTAAACCTCAAAATGTATGTGAGCAGGGTGAAATTATTATTGCTTTGATTGAAGGTGAAGCCACAGTAAAAAGGTTCAAACGTAAAGGTAACAACCTTTTTTTACAACCAGCCAACCCTTCTTATGAACCAATAAAAATTGATGAAAGGGTCAAAATTATAGGTAAAGTAGTCGGTCTTATAAGGTATTACAACTAAAAGGATAACCATAAAATGATGGAAGAAATTATGGAAGAAATAGAGATAGAGGCACACTTTAGTAGCAACAAAATTAAACCAAAATGGTTCCTATGGAACAATAGAAAATATTATATAGATAAAGTAAACTATATCTGGCACAATAAAGACGGAGAAGAGGTTATCTACTATTTTTCAGTAGTTGTTGGTGCTAATCTTTATGAACTCTCTTTTTATACAAAAAAACTCAAATGGCTCTTAAGCAAGGTTTATATTGAGGGATAAAATGGAACGGACTATTTTGCATATTGATATGGACGCTTACTTTGCTTCGGTTGAAGAGAAAAGCAACCCTTTTTTGAAAGGTAAACCTATAATAGTATCTGGTAACCCAGAAGCAAGGACTACTGTTTCCACAGCAAA is from bacterium and encodes:
- a CDS encoding SNF2-related protein; translated protein: MKNFITNSGAENLKKRLVKLISKSDELKFLVGFFYFSGIRELCSELKQNPKVILKVLVGLNVDKLNFQLVEYADLDDHSGRLSNEEISQRFFESIKKSINTEKFDTKEFYIQVKFFMDLIKSNRLIIRKTFHPNHAKLYIFKLQDEQVGRQNLFITGSSNLTGLGLTTQEEFNVEISDYGFESAEEYYDTLWNEAVKITENTDLKKRLIELVEKETLVKKITPFEAFVLILKIYLDSFEKREIGQSLIKTLEDNGYIPYQYQLDAIRQALAIIENNNGVILADVVGLGKTIIACSVAKELRKRGVIICPPGIMGDPRKKDSGWNMYKEQFGLYDWEVWSLGDLEKLQEFVKKTKDVEVVIVDEAHRFRNQDTESYEYLKNICRNKLVMLLTATPFNNRPGDILSLLKLFITPKKSSITMENSLVDRFKSFKGSFDRLGYIKKHWNATNQQKRSKAHSDYKTFFGEKFDVVSGLEKVARRSKYLAKQIRDVIEPVTIRRNRLDLEENPDYNKEVKNLSKVADPKEWFFELTKEQSVLYDNVIKLYFGDPDNGGMFKGAIYRPFEYETAKEKIVGEKLSDKENFEFYSQRNLYDFMRRLLVKRFESSFGSFEQSLKNFKRIAESVLTFIERTGKYILDRSLLERIYDKEPEEIEEHLDEYTKKINAGEYPKNHKVYKLADFKYRDEFIEDIKSDLKLFNEILDSLNKFNLVRNDPKTSCLIKNLESQLKKEPNRKIVIFSEYLDTVKYLEPHIKKVFGDRLLVIAGDLTAKNLSAINTNFDASFSEQKDDFDILLSSDKISEGFNLNRSGIVINYDIPWNPVRIIQRLGRINRISKKVFDKLFIVNFFPTEQGAELVQAREIASNKMFLIHNTLGEDSKIFAIDEEPSPAKLYNKMQQNPDKLEEESFYTKALKEFIRIKKENPGLIAALETFPPRIKVAKKADTDELLVFLKKGRLYIHGTIYKQEEKDTFFQATFEESYNKILCKPDEEPLELGAKFWSAYESIKNFRDHRVGPPTERSLEEQAKNNLKTLIYRNHTEEIQLVKNFLKVLLEDITDYGTLPDYTLRRIANFESSTEKQLNQSLKEIYALKDKLGADYLEREKFQQKNLTKEIIVAIENQKL
- a CDS encoding Eco57I restriction-modification methylase domain-containing protein, with protein sequence MKRQILQDIINNFNEEKFIRFFREANDKFRHPNESLRHEDDNFGQGTKLEEIDFEDGNLIVCSLPVKKPLTERAGKKVQYELGKKILKETQTDAGIFIFYDKNGNFRFSLIYANYLGKRRDWSAFRRFTYFVSKDLTNKTFLQRISEGNFSSLEKIKEIFSVEKVTKEFYQDIAYWYFWAVKNSRFPKDAEVEDNGRNVAIIRLITRMIFIWFMREKGLMPKELFEKENINGILKNIDSDDSTYYRAILQNLFFATLNTKKGERQFRSEIRGYKGYNPDFSNQYVYRYHDLFTNSEKMEEYFGNIPFLNGGLFDCLDDGTNDIYIDGFTERKQEYQPSVPNFLFFSDEQNIDLNSDYGTKNKNYKVQGLLNILSSFNFTIDENSPDDADIALDPELLGRVFENLLASFNPETSTTARKATGSYYTPREIVDYMVVESLKAYFKTHLSEIDNIDGKLDTLFSKEKEENPFNKSESKELAELIESVRIVDPAVGSGAFPMGALNKMVFILGKIDPDNELWKQAQLAAANKIPDLQVSKIAKQQIEEFFKDKNADYGRKLYLIQKCIYGVDIQQIAVEITKLRFFISLLVDEKIDETKENYGIEALPNLDFKIMQGNSLISEFLGIDFDKENGEEKEQTGLGFEEKADSIIKEFEQKKFDFQNESDRHKKNKLKQEVEDLMIKIFESKIKKQKAGYFRQIEDIERKYEILPNKKTREEQISKEKQKLSKKTGFDLENIEKQLREFTSKNKTRPFFLWKLYFAEVFEKGGFDIVIGNPPYGAKYSNQEKEFFKMRYKSTKTYEGQRGSTDTFVIFTEMGFNILIKNGSLNFILPISITSSDSMANIHELLEENCRIIKISSYAVRPQPIFENSVVNTAILFFIKTLARNEQIMTTKMYRKGKRFDLANLLKNLQFIDVKDYKLRGRYPKIGLPIEIDMLKKLLKLKIKIKDLLNDSGKPIYYRFAGGRYFKVVTNYSTGSSAERKICFDSEIADIVGAILSSNLFFWFYQIYSDNLNLKSYEVESFPIPLNKISKENIKKIKELYVTYLKSVEENARIRTTRNYANIDSFKEYKISKSKKYIDGIDDYIAPLYGLSQEELRFVKNYELEFRLLGNED